In Luteimonas sp. MC1750, the following proteins share a genomic window:
- the metF gene encoding methylenetetrahydrofolate reductase [NAD(P)H]: protein MIPISFEFYPPKNDEQRTQLARTASRLKAWSPEYVSCTFGAGGSTLSYTGDTVRALIQEHGLVAAPHLSCVGGTRDEIAALLHSYRAHGCGRIVALRGDLPSGMGHPGEFRQAAELVAFIRAEHGDCFHIEVACYPETHPQAEDALADLRHFKAKVDAGADGAITQYFYNADAYFRFVDAARALGVEVPIVPGIMPIANFSQLKRFSEACGAEIPRWLGKRMAAHGDDAASIRELACDFVASLCRRLVEGGAPGLHFYTLNLARPTVSVLERLG from the coding sequence ATGATCCCGATCAGCTTCGAGTTCTATCCGCCCAAGAACGACGAGCAGCGGACGCAGCTCGCCCGCACGGCGTCCAGGCTCAAGGCCTGGTCGCCGGAATACGTGTCCTGCACCTTCGGCGCCGGTGGCTCCACGCTCAGCTACACGGGCGACACGGTGCGCGCCCTGATCCAGGAGCACGGCCTGGTCGCCGCTCCCCACCTCTCCTGCGTCGGCGGCACGCGCGACGAGATCGCCGCGCTGCTGCACAGCTATCGCGCGCACGGCTGCGGCCGGATCGTCGCGCTGCGCGGCGACCTGCCGTCGGGCATGGGCCATCCCGGCGAGTTCCGCCAGGCGGCGGAGCTGGTCGCCTTCATCCGCGCCGAGCACGGCGACTGCTTCCACATCGAAGTGGCCTGCTATCCAGAGACGCACCCCCAGGCCGAGGATGCGCTCGCCGACCTTCGCCACTTCAAAGCCAAGGTCGACGCCGGCGCCGACGGTGCCATCACCCAGTACTTCTACAACGCCGACGCCTACTTCCGCTTCGTCGACGCCGCCCGCGCGCTCGGCGTCGAGGTGCCGATCGTTCCCGGGATCATGCCGATCGCGAACTTCAGCCAGCTGAAGCGGTTCTCGGAAGCCTGCGGCGCCGAGATCCCGCGCTGGCTGGGCAAGCGCATGGCCGCCCACGGCGACGATGCCGCCAGCATCCGCGAGCTCGCCTGCGACTTCGTGGCCAGCCTGTGCCGGCGCCTGGTCGAGGGCGGCGCCCCGGGCCTGCACTTCTACACCCTCAACCTGGCCAGGCCGACCGTCTCCGTGCTCGAGCGCCTGGGCTGA
- a CDS encoding zinc-dependent alcohol dehydrogenase → MLATTYRRPRRMRIENVAEPSIEHPNDAIVRVTRSCICGSDIHIYNGLVPDTRVGQIVGHEFTGVVEEVGPSVPNLKVGDRVLVPFNIFCGSCYFCQKELYGNCHNVNSQASAMGGFYGYTHTAGGYDGGQAELVRVPFADVGPMVIPDDIHIEDAVLLTDAFPTGYQAAEMGDIREGDTVVVFGAGPVGLFAAKSAWFFGAGRVIVVDREEYRLEFARGFAHCETVNFTEVDDMATHLKKMTDWMGADVCIDAVGCDASGSAFHTFTGKIAMLQGGSAIALHWAINSVRKGGRISIVGVYGPTFNMIPIGNAVNKGLTLRMNQASVKRHLPRLIEHIRAGHISPREMITHRIPLEDVADAYDIFVNKRDNCIKPVLIPPSARGDA, encoded by the coding sequence ATGCTGGCAACCACCTACCGCCGCCCGCGCAGGATGCGCATCGAGAACGTCGCCGAGCCCTCCATCGAACATCCCAACGACGCCATCGTGCGCGTCACCCGCTCGTGCATCTGCGGCTCGGACATCCACATCTACAACGGCCTGGTGCCCGACACCCGGGTCGGCCAGATCGTGGGCCACGAGTTCACCGGCGTGGTGGAGGAGGTCGGTCCATCGGTGCCGAACCTGAAGGTCGGCGACCGGGTGCTGGTGCCGTTCAATATCTTCTGCGGCAGCTGCTACTTCTGCCAGAAGGAGCTGTACGGCAACTGCCACAACGTCAATTCGCAGGCCAGCGCGATGGGCGGGTTCTACGGCTACACGCACACGGCCGGCGGCTATGACGGCGGGCAGGCCGAACTGGTGCGCGTGCCCTTCGCCGACGTCGGCCCGATGGTGATCCCCGACGACATCCACATCGAGGACGCGGTGCTGCTGACCGACGCCTTCCCCACGGGCTACCAGGCCGCCGAGATGGGCGACATCCGCGAGGGCGACACCGTCGTGGTGTTCGGTGCCGGCCCGGTGGGACTGTTCGCGGCGAAGAGCGCCTGGTTCTTCGGCGCCGGTCGCGTGATCGTGGTCGACCGCGAGGAGTACCGGCTCGAGTTCGCGCGCGGGTTCGCCCACTGCGAGACGGTCAACTTCACCGAAGTCGACGACATGGCCACCCATCTGAAGAAGATGACCGACTGGATGGGCGCCGACGTCTGCATCGACGCGGTGGGCTGCGACGCCAGCGGCAGCGCGTTCCACACCTTCACCGGCAAGATCGCCATGCTGCAGGGTGGCTCGGCGATCGCGCTGCACTGGGCGATCAACAGCGTGCGCAAGGGCGGTCGGATCTCGATCGTGGGCGTCTACGGTCCGACCTTCAACATGATTCCGATCGGGAACGCGGTCAACAAGGGCCTGACGCTGCGCATGAACCAGGCCAGCGTGAAACGGCACCTGCCGCGGCTGATCGAACACATCCGCGCCGGCCACATCTCGCCGCGCGAGATGATCACCCACCGCATCCCGCTGGAAGACGTGGCCGATGCCTACGACATCTTCGTCAACAAGCGCGACAACTGCATCAAGCCGGTGCTGATCCCACCCTCCGCGCGGGGTGACGCGTAA